In one Pseudomonas sp. MM211 genomic region, the following are encoded:
- a CDS encoding DUF2790 domain-containing protein, with translation MKVIATLATALLASSFVMAADASSSLGNAAAAQYRYGMNLDVARVISISEPKESCGLVPVTMHYEDSRGDRHLLRFTQLNSGPRCPDN, from the coding sequence ATGAAAGTCATCGCAACCCTTGCTACCGCTCTACTTGCATCCTCATTCGTAATGGCAGCAGACGCCTCAAGCTCCCTTGGCAATGCAGCTGCGGCTCAATATCGCTACGGCATGAATTTAGATGTAGCGAGAGTGATCTCGATTTCTGAACCTAAAGAGTCTTGCGGCCTGGTGCCCGTGACCATGCACTATGAAGACAGCCGAGGTGACCGACACCTCTTGCGCTTCACTCAGCTCAATTCGGGCCCGCGCTGCCCGGACAACTGA
- a CDS encoding cyclophilin-like fold protein — protein MKRAFLFAGSLTFILAGHTVAQERILISSEWGNATARLVDNDATQALVAMLPVTIEMRDHLRQEKTGDLPSPLPEVNRQRDFSTGTIGLWGPDHFVIYYSEGRVPSPGIVILGDIEGDISFLDRPGPITVRVEQAE, from the coding sequence ATGAAACGAGCCTTTCTATTCGCTGGCAGCCTCACGTTCATTCTGGCGGGCCACACCGTTGCGCAAGAGCGAATATTGATATCGTCAGAATGGGGTAATGCAACGGCACGCCTGGTCGATAATGATGCGACACAGGCATTGGTAGCGATGTTGCCGGTAACGATAGAGATGCGCGATCACCTTCGTCAGGAAAAGACCGGCGACTTGCCTTCACCCCTACCGGAAGTAAATCGCCAGAGAGACTTCTCGACAGGCACGATCGGGCTATGGGGGCCTGATCACTTTGTCATCTACTACAGTGAGGGTCGCGTCCCCTCACCTGGCATCGTGATTCTCGGGGATATAGAGGGGGACATCTCCTTTCTGGATCGTCCGGGCCCCATTACCGTCAGGGTCGAACAGGCTGAATAG
- a CDS encoding heavy metal response regulator transcription factor, with protein sequence MRLLLVEDEEKTSSYINRAFSELGFTVDVASTGTVGLHLALEYDYDAVVLDVMLPGMDGYSVLENLRMTKQTPVLMLSARGSVDERVKGLRHGADDYLPKPFSLIELVARIQALLRRRPSDGADIAQLQIHDLHLDLLSRKVSRAGERLELTAKEFSLLSLLARHQGQILSKMMIAEQIWDMNFDSDANVVEVAIKRLRSKIDAPYEMKLLHTVRGMGYVLEVRPERQSA encoded by the coding sequence ATGAGGTTATTGCTTGTGGAGGATGAAGAAAAAACTTCTTCCTACATAAACCGAGCGTTTAGTGAACTGGGGTTCACCGTTGACGTTGCCTCCACGGGCACCGTGGGGCTCCACCTTGCATTGGAATATGACTACGATGCAGTCGTTTTGGATGTAATGCTTCCGGGTATGGATGGTTATAGCGTTCTCGAAAACCTGCGTATGACTAAACAGACGCCTGTCTTGATGCTGTCTGCACGAGGGTCTGTAGACGAGCGTGTAAAAGGCCTGAGGCATGGCGCGGATGACTACCTTCCAAAGCCATTTTCTCTTATCGAGTTAGTCGCACGTATCCAGGCACTGTTGCGCCGACGCCCGAGCGATGGCGCCGATATAGCGCAGCTTCAGATCCACGATCTTCATCTGGATTTATTATCGAGGAAAGTTTCGCGTGCAGGGGAACGTCTGGAACTGACAGCCAAGGAGTTTTCCTTGTTGAGTCTTTTGGCCCGACACCAAGGGCAGATTCTGTCGAAAATGATGATTGCAGAACAGATCTGGGATATGAATTTCGATAGCGACGCCAATGTTGTCGAAGTCGCAATAAAACGACTCAGAAGCAAAATTGATGCTCCGTATGAAATGAAGTTGCTCCATACCGTTCGGGGTATGGGTTATGTTCTTGAAGTACGTCCCGAGCGCCAGTCGGCATAG